A DNA window from Brassica napus cultivar Da-Ae chromosome C1, Da-Ae, whole genome shotgun sequence contains the following coding sequences:
- the LOC111202394 gene encoding peptide-N4-(N-acetyl-beta-glucosaminyl)asparagine amidase A-like, with protein sequence MASLPPLIFFFTLHSLPTLSVADHRETTRSRFKPPHFSPLLISPPSQNATSPTRYLEVKKPPVLPDSPPPPCSHHILHHEFAYTYGKPPVLTNYTLPSHCPSLEFSKIVLEFKSTCKGRQFDRIFGVWLDGVELLRSCTAEPRSNGIVWSVQKDVTRYHSILVKNQTQTLAVYLGNLIDKTYTGVYHVDVIFHYYPSSSGYISPRADMILPVSRNLPLNAGLWFEIVNSSYKEVVIPRNVYRAVLEVYVSFHEKDEFWYGNLYNDFVTANNLSSPGNGPFREVVVTLDGEVAGAVWPFPVVFTGGINPLLWRPITAIGSFDLPSYDIEMTPFLGSLLDGEAHKVGFSVTNALNVWYIDADLHLWLDKEKEVVEGKVLEVRRSSLEVSYASDFKGLNGNFTTKAKRSVHSTGLVKSSHGDIITSASQEFTYVNKMVLGKDGNMQIIDQLIQADDRVHAERESREIYTAKSIKSFPFYLYSDYLEGQNHTSKEVANVTMGFNEERSWSDDDGLMRMFKSKLENKQEAQGVMVVKNNLVVSGYGGTQQVYNYVGSDQCYFRNISSFNYTFQYDKVETICKKKTSDLT encoded by the coding sequence ATGGCCTCTCTTCCTccactcatcttcttcttcaccctCCACTCTCTTCCCACCCTCTCCGTCGCCGATCACCGCGAAACCACCAGATCGCGTTTCAAACCACCACATTTCTCCCCTCTCCTCATCTCTCCTCCATCCCAAAACGCCACCTCACCTACTCGCTACCTCGAGGTCAAAAAGCCTCCCGTCCTCCCCGATTCTCCGCCGCCACCGTGCTCTCACCACATCCTCCACCACGAGTTCGCCTACACCTACGGCAAACCTCCTGTCCTCACCAACTACACTCTCCCCTCTCACTGCCCCTCTCTCGAATTCTCCAAGATCGTCCTCGAATTCAAATCCACTTGCAAAGGAAGACAATTCGACCGCATCTTCGGCGTTTGGCTCGACGGCGTCGAGCTTCTCCGCAGCTGCACCGCTGAGCCTAGGTCAAACGGCATCGTTTGGTCTGTCCAAAAAGACGTGACTAGGTATCACTCTATCCTCGTCAAGAACCAAACTCAGACTCTCGCTGTTTACCTCGGTAACCTAATAGATAAAACCTACACTGGCGTCTACCACGTGGATGTCATCTTCCATTACtatccttcttcttctggttACATCTCTCCTCGAGCTGATATGATCCTCCCCGTTTCAAGAAACCTTCCCTTAAACGCTGGACTATGGTTTGAGATCGTTAATTCTAGTTACAAGGAAGTAGTGATCCCTAGGAATGTGTATAGAGCTGTTCTCGAGGTTTACGTTTCTTTCCACGAGAAAGATGAGTTTTGGTATGGGAATCTTTACAATGACTTTGTTACCGCAAACAATCTCAGTTCTCCTGGTAACGGACCTTTTAGAGAAGTTGTGGTTACTCTCGACGGCGAAGTTGCCGGTGCGGTTTGGCCTTTCCCCGTTGTTTTCACTGGAGGGATCAATCCTTTGCTATGGAGACCCATCACAGCTATTGGCTCTTTTGATTTGCCGAGTTATGATATCGAGATGACGCCTTTCTTGGGGAGTTTGTTGGATGGAGAGGCTCATAAGGTGGGGTTCAGTGTGACTAATGCGTTGAATGTTTGGTATATAGATGCGGATTTGCATCTTTGGTTGGATAAGGAGAAGGAGGTAGTTGAAGGGAAGGTGTTGGAGGTTAGGAGAAGCTCTCTTGAGGTTAGTTATGCTTCAGACTTCAAGGGTTTGAATGGTAACTTCACAACCAAGGCGAAAAGATCGGTACATTCGACAGGGTTGGTGAAGTCCTCTCACGGTGACATTATAACCAGTGCTAGTCAGGAGTTCACCTATGTAAACAAAATGGTTTTAGGTAAAGATGGGAATATGCAGATTATAGATCAGTTGATCCAAGCTGATGACCGTGTTCACGCCGAGAGAGAGTCCAGAGAAATCTACACGGCGAAATCCATCAAGAGTTTTCCTTTTTACCTATACTCTGACTATTTGGAGGGACAGAATCACACGTCGAAGGAGGTTGCGAATGTCACGATGGGATTCAACGAGGAGAGATCATGGAGTGACGATGATGGATTGATGAGAATGTTCAAGAGTAAGCTGGAGAATAAGCAAGAAGCGCAAGGGGTTATGGTGGTGAAGAATAACTTAGTGGTCAGTGGATATGGGGGCACGCAACAAGTGTATAACTATGTTGGAAGTGACCAGTGTTACTTCCGGAACATTAGTAGCTTCAACTACACCTTTCAATATGATAAGGTTGAAACCATTTGCAAGAAGAAAACATCGGATCTGACTTGA